Proteins encoded by one window of Paenibacillus urinalis:
- a CDS encoding carbohydrate ABC transporter permease yields the protein MAQSQKKYFMTFVSILITAMFLFPVYWMIKTSLTPITDLFATPPKFGVLNATFQAYVDNFIKNQDMLRYIGNSFIVAIGTMLMTLLFAVPGAYAMARLNIRGKSIIMILLLAIQMLPGITMAMPLFIMFSKVQLVDSYLGLILADMIHALPFAVLILRPAFMALPKGLEEAAAIDGCNRFTAFTRIMLPLVVPSMMTVAVFCFLFGWGDFVFALTLTTDDSVRPLTLGLYRFIGQYGTEWNNLMAVATIAALPIIVIFIALQRYVVGGIVAGSMKD from the coding sequence ATGGCACAATCCCAGAAAAAATACTTCATGACGTTCGTGTCCATTCTGATCACAGCCATGTTTTTGTTCCCGGTGTATTGGATGATCAAGACGTCACTTACACCGATAACCGACCTGTTTGCAACGCCGCCGAAGTTTGGCGTACTGAATGCGACCTTCCAGGCTTATGTCGATAATTTCATCAAGAATCAGGATATGCTGCGGTATATCGGCAACAGCTTTATCGTGGCGATCGGCACGATGCTCATGACACTGCTGTTCGCTGTTCCAGGTGCTTATGCGATGGCGAGGCTGAATATCAGAGGCAAATCCATCATCATGATTCTGCTGCTCGCGATTCAAATGCTGCCGGGGATTACCATGGCGATGCCGCTCTTCATTATGTTCTCCAAGGTACAGCTCGTTGACAGCTATTTGGGGCTGATCCTTGCAGACATGATTCATGCACTTCCCTTTGCAGTACTCATTCTGAGACCTGCCTTTATGGCGCTTCCCAAGGGACTTGAAGAGGCAGCAGCCATTGACGGATGCAACCGGTTTACAGCCTTCACACGGATTATGCTTCCGCTCGTTGTACCGAGCATGATGACGGTAGCTGTGTTCTGCTTCCTGTTTGGCTGGGGAGATTTTGTCTTCGCTCTGACATTAACGACCGATGACAGTGTACGTCCGCTGACACTCGGCTTGTACCGATTCATCGGACAATACGGGACGGAGTGGAACAACCTGATGGCGGTAGCTACCATTGCTGCACTGCCGATTATCGTTATCTTTATTGCTCTGCAGCGCTATGTGGTCGGAGGCATCGTCGCAGGTTCGATGAAAGATTAA
- the yicI gene encoding alpha-xylosidase produces MKFTDGYWHVRSGLNVLYPVEIRDVEVKEDSVTVYASTKKIEHKGHTLNTTLLTVKYSSPMKDVICVEYIHNDVDEVSPQFHIHEDANSTVDIAQDNAKVSLASGELRVNVDLTSGWKVDYNYGERRLTGTGYKGPAYIKSTLEPVVHMREQLDLGIGEYIYGLGERFTPFVKNGQVVDMWNEDGGTSSEQAYKNVPFYMSNYGYGIFVDHPERVSYEIASENVSKVQFSVPGESLKYYIIGGSDMKEVLNNYTTLTGKPALPPAWSYGLWLTTSFTTNYDEATVNSFVDGMLERDIPLSVFHFDCFWMKEFQWCDFKWDEDVFPDPKGMLERLKSKGLSICVWINPYIGQKSYLFHEGKKHGYLVKNPDGTVWQWDRWQSGMGLVDFTNPDAVRWYKDKLIELVDMGVDSFKTDFGERIPTHVVYHDGSDPVKMHNYYTYLYNKTVFEALEESRGKNEAMLFARSATAGGQQFPVHWGGDCSATYASMAETLRGGLSLGMSGFGFWSHDISGFEQTATPDLYKRWSAFGLLSSHSRLHGNESYRVPWLFDEEAVDVLRYFTNLKSTLMPYLYAASVDATKQGVPMMRSMVLEFMDDLNCAPLDLQYMLGDSMLVAPIFNDQGAGRYYLPKGRWTHFLTGETREGGQWYSEQYHYFSLPLFVRENSLIAVGQNNTRTDYDFADQVQLHLFELQEGATATTVVYNTAAEEELSVQAERKGGVIRVTSSGAGKPWQLLLRGLPELSRVEGASLETTEQGVLLTPLSTTGTFEMTV; encoded by the coding sequence ATGAAATTTACTGACGGCTACTGGCATGTAAGATCTGGACTAAACGTACTTTACCCTGTGGAAATTCGTGATGTTGAGGTGAAGGAGGATTCCGTTACTGTATACGCATCGACCAAAAAAATCGAGCACAAAGGCCATACACTCAATACCACCCTTCTTACGGTAAAATACAGCTCACCGATGAAGGACGTGATCTGTGTTGAGTATATTCACAACGATGTGGATGAGGTATCGCCTCAATTTCATATCCATGAGGATGCGAATTCAACCGTTGATATTGCACAGGATAACGCCAAGGTAAGCCTAGCGAGTGGTGAGCTCCGTGTGAACGTCGATCTTACAAGCGGCTGGAAAGTAGATTATAACTATGGTGAGAGAAGACTGACAGGCACCGGCTATAAAGGCCCGGCCTACATTAAGTCCACACTGGAGCCTGTCGTGCATATGCGCGAGCAATTAGATCTGGGAATCGGAGAATACATCTACGGGCTTGGCGAACGCTTTACTCCATTTGTGAAAAATGGACAGGTCGTCGATATGTGGAATGAGGACGGTGGAACCTCCAGCGAGCAGGCTTACAAAAATGTACCGTTTTATATGTCCAACTACGGTTATGGCATATTTGTAGATCATCCAGAGCGTGTGTCCTATGAGATTGCCTCCGAGAATGTATCCAAGGTGCAGTTCAGCGTTCCCGGCGAAAGCCTCAAATATTACATCATTGGCGGCAGCGATATGAAGGAAGTGCTGAACAACTATACGACCCTGACGGGCAAACCGGCTCTGCCTCCGGCATGGTCATACGGGCTCTGGCTGACGACCTCCTTTACGACAAACTATGATGAGGCGACCGTAAACAGCTTCGTGGACGGGATGCTGGAGAGAGATATTCCGCTGTCTGTCTTCCACTTTGACTGCTTCTGGATGAAGGAATTCCAGTGGTGTGATTTCAAATGGGATGAGGATGTATTCCCTGATCCTAAAGGCATGCTGGAGCGTCTGAAGAGCAAAGGACTGTCGATATGTGTCTGGATCAACCCTTATATCGGGCAGAAATCCTATCTGTTCCACGAAGGGAAGAAGCACGGCTATCTCGTCAAGAATCCGGATGGAACCGTATGGCAGTGGGATCGCTGGCAATCCGGCATGGGCCTCGTCGACTTTACCAATCCGGACGCGGTCCGTTGGTACAAAGACAAGCTCATTGAACTGGTGGACATGGGCGTAGACAGCTTCAAGACCGATTTTGGTGAGCGCATACCGACCCATGTCGTATACCATGACGGCTCCGATCCTGTGAAGATGCATAACTATTACACGTATCTCTACAACAAGACGGTGTTTGAGGCGCTTGAAGAATCCCGCGGCAAGAATGAAGCCATGCTGTTTGCCCGTTCTGCAACAGCCGGTGGTCAGCAGTTCCCGGTACATTGGGGCGGAGACTGCTCTGCGACCTATGCGTCCATGGCGGAAACACTGCGCGGCGGACTGTCTCTTGGCATGAGCGGATTCGGCTTCTGGAGCCATGACATCAGCGGCTTCGAGCAGACGGCTACGCCGGATCTGTATAAGCGCTGGAGTGCCTTTGGCCTGCTGTCCTCCCACAGTCGTCTGCATGGGAATGAGTCATACCGTGTACCGTGGCTGTTTGATGAGGAAGCGGTGGATGTGCTGCGTTATTTTACGAACCTGAAGAGCACGCTTATGCCTTATCTGTATGCTGCATCTGTAGATGCTACTAAACAAGGTGTACCGATGATGAGATCCATGGTGCTTGAATTTATGGACGATCTCAATTGTGCGCCGCTTGATCTGCAATATATGCTGGGTGATTCCATGCTTGTCGCACCCATCTTCAATGATCAGGGGGCAGGGCGTTATTATCTGCCGAAGGGAAGATGGACGCATTTCCTCACAGGCGAGACGAGAGAAGGCGGTCAGTGGTACAGCGAGCAGTATCATTATTTCAGCCTCCCGCTGTTTGTACGGGAGAACAGCCTCATTGCGGTGGGTCAGAACAACACGCGTACGGATTATGATTTTGCCGATCAAGTACAGCTTCATTTATTTGAATTGCAGGAGGGAGCCACTGCCACAACGGTTGTGTACAATACGGCAGCAGAAGAAGAACTCTCGGTGCAGGCAGAGCGTAAGGGCGGCGTGATTCGCGTGACCTCATCAGGCGCAGGGAAACCGTGGCAGCTTCTATTGAGAGGCTTACCAGAGCTGAGCCGTGTAGAAGGAGCATCTCTGGAGACAACAGAACAAGGGGTACTTCTTACGCCGTTGTCTACGACAGGAACATTTGAAATGACGGTGTAG
- a CDS encoding GNAT family N-acetyltransferase, translating into MSNAKINPILLNFPDSIDSERLIIRAPRPGDGTLINQAVKESLAELAPWMPWAKTAPTIAESETQIRQSAIRFAERTDLQLLLFKRDSGSLIGSSGLHRINWETRKFEIGYWVHSAYAGQGYITEAVHAVTDFAVKEFGANRIEIRCDARNTNSANVAKRAGFVLEGTLRGDSIGVDGTMRDTYVFSKVRGQEF; encoded by the coding sequence ATGAGCAACGCCAAGATCAATCCGATTCTGCTCAATTTCCCGGACAGCATAGATAGCGAAAGGCTGATCATACGTGCACCGAGACCGGGTGACGGTACGCTAATAAACCAGGCTGTTAAAGAAAGCCTCGCGGAGCTGGCACCCTGGATGCCTTGGGCCAAGACTGCACCAACGATAGCGGAATCCGAAACGCAGATCAGGCAGTCCGCGATTCGCTTCGCAGAGCGCACGGATCTGCAGCTCCTGCTGTTTAAGAGGGATTCCGGCAGTCTCATCGGCAGCAGTGGACTGCACCGGATCAACTGGGAGACCCGGAAGTTCGAGATCGGCTACTGGGTCCACAGCGCTTATGCGGGACAAGGCTACATCACGGAAGCAGTGCATGCCGTTACCGATTTTGCAGTGAAGGAGTTTGGCGCGAATCGAATTGAGATTCGCTGCGATGCCCGAAATACAAACAGTGCTAATGTAGCCAAACGGGCAGGGTTTGTACTGGAAGGTACACTGCGGGGAGACAGTATTGGGGTAGACGGTACGATGCGTGACACTTATGTATTCTCGAAGGTTCGGGGTCAAGAGTTCTAA
- a CDS encoding ABC transporter permease, with protein sequence MDMEPRQAPSVSAKNAKAPRASAALQLGKKFLRQKHIQTMALLGVVWMFIFNYIPMYGIIIAFKEYDIIGSISEAPWVGLEHFREFLDDDSLGNVIRNTLGMSLLKLIIGFPLPILFALFLNELRSIKFKRTVQTISYLPHFLSWVVLGGILATWLSDIGVLNNILMALNIIDEPISYLAEPKYFWTIIIASDIWKELGWSAIIYLAAISSVSPEMYEAATIDGAGRFQKMWYVTLPSIKSTITILFILAVSGVLNSNFDQILVLRNSLNDSASNVIDYYVYQTGILSGRYSYSTAVGLIKSVIALILLLLANKVSKKINGTSLY encoded by the coding sequence ATGGACATGGAACCTCGCCAAGCACCATCCGTTTCTGCTAAGAATGCCAAGGCTCCCCGAGCTTCAGCAGCACTCCAGCTGGGGAAGAAATTTCTTAGACAGAAGCACATACAGACAATGGCTCTGCTTGGTGTAGTCTGGATGTTCATATTCAACTACATCCCGATGTACGGCATTATTATCGCTTTCAAGGAGTACGACATTATCGGCTCCATATCCGAAGCGCCCTGGGTAGGGCTGGAGCACTTCAGAGAGTTCCTGGATGATGATAGTCTCGGTAATGTGATTCGAAACACGCTCGGAATGAGCTTGCTCAAGCTCATCATCGGTTTTCCGCTTCCGATCCTGTTCGCCCTGTTCCTCAATGAGCTGAGGAGCATTAAATTCAAACGCACAGTACAGACGATCTCCTACCTGCCTCACTTTCTATCATGGGTTGTTCTTGGAGGCATTCTGGCGACATGGCTGTCGGATATCGGGGTGCTCAATAACATTCTGATGGCACTGAATATCATCGATGAGCCGATTAGCTATCTGGCCGAGCCAAAATATTTCTGGACGATTATTATTGCCTCTGATATATGGAAGGAGCTTGGCTGGTCTGCAATTATCTATCTGGCCGCCATATCCAGTGTATCGCCTGAAATGTATGAAGCAGCAACGATTGATGGCGCTGGACGATTCCAGAAGATGTGGTACGTTACGCTGCCTTCCATCAAATCAACGATTACAATTCTGTTTATTCTCGCGGTGAGCGGTGTGCTGAATTCTAACTTTGACCAGATTCTCGTGCTGCGCAACTCCCTGAACGACAGTGCAAGTAATGTTATCGACTACTATGTGTACCAGACCGGAATTTTGTCCGGACGTTATTCCTATTCGACGGCAGTTGGCTTGATCAAATCGGTCATCGCGCTTATTCTCCTGCTGCTTGCTAACAAGGTATCGAAGAAGATTAACGGAACATCCCTTTATTAG
- a CDS encoding carbohydrate ABC transporter permease, translating to MWTLNRRTKGEFAFDTLNTLIMLIVCFLTMYPIWYVLVNAFNDGTDAMRGGIYWWPREFSLDNFKAVFDSPGIMTAMGITVAKTVVGTAVHVFFTAMVAYAFSRKDLIGGKLYILMGTVTLFFGGGLIPTFLLIRDLHLLDNFLVYIIPVMFSFFDLIIFMTFFREIPEGLEEAARIDGANDWSIFLRIVLPVSLPVIATISLFHGVYQWNDYFTGMIYINNTDLQPIQTYLYRVVAQSSSNQMVAAVQGTAATKTVTSQSIKLATMVVTTLPIVFVYPFLQKYFVKGMMIGSIKG from the coding sequence TTGTGGACGCTTAATCGCAGAACCAAAGGGGAGTTCGCTTTTGATACATTGAATACCCTGATTATGCTCATTGTTTGTTTTCTGACGATGTATCCCATCTGGTATGTTCTTGTAAATGCCTTTAACGATGGAACGGATGCCATGCGCGGCGGGATTTACTGGTGGCCTCGTGAATTCAGTCTCGATAATTTCAAGGCCGTGTTTGACAGCCCTGGCATTATGACAGCAATGGGGATTACCGTTGCAAAGACAGTGGTTGGTACCGCAGTGCACGTCTTTTTTACCGCCATGGTGGCTTACGCCTTCTCTCGCAAGGATTTGATCGGAGGCAAGCTGTACATTCTGATGGGAACCGTCACTTTATTCTTCGGGGGAGGACTCATTCCGACCTTCCTGCTCATTCGGGATTTGCATTTGCTGGACAATTTTCTCGTCTACATCATTCCCGTTATGTTCAGCTTCTTCGACCTCATCATCTTTATGACCTTCTTCAGGGAAATTCCCGAAGGACTGGAGGAAGCTGCACGTATTGATGGTGCCAACGACTGGTCGATCTTCCTGAGAATTGTGCTCCCGGTATCCCTGCCTGTCATTGCGACCATTTCTCTCTTCCATGGTGTTTATCAGTGGAATGACTATTTTACCGGAATGATCTATATCAACAATACCGACCTGCAGCCGATACAGACTTATCTGTACCGCGTCGTTGCCCAGTCGAGCTCCAATCAGATGGTAGCGGCTGTGCAGGGAACGGCAGCGACCAAGACGGTGACTTCACAGTCGATTAAACTGGCGACCATGGTCGTCACGACGCTTCCGATTGTGTTCGTATATCCATTTCTGCAAAAGTACTTCGTAAAGGGGATGATGATCGGATCCATCAAAGGTTAA
- a CDS encoding extracellular solute-binding protein, translated as MNQTWGLKRVLILLASLVLIFTTACSSSGGAEETDTETPDTETPAVQLTKDDPGWKVDTSPITFDWYLNFSWFPNQWGVDPTTKYITEKTGVSLNFIVPAGNESEKMNTLIASGKLPDFITLDKGEDAVQKMIDGGLVLPLNELAEEYDPYFFTASDAAKLSWYTQPDGKVYAYPNASSSPKDYEQYADTYISNQVFLVRKDMYEAIGSPDMRTPEGFLAALEAAKEKFPDVNGQPLIPLGMHEFTENGNYSLEGYIQNLLAIPKEKDGKLYDRATDPEYVRWLKTLRTANEKGLLSKDIFIDKRPQMEEKIAQGRYFAMIYQRSDLAAQQNTLYANDPNSVYIAVDGPSNTNLDTPTLDGPGISGWTVTLISKNVKDKARAIRFLSYLNSEEGNKDLYLGEKGVTYDTIDGKDQFKPEALELLNKDRSAFDKEYGASFTFWMLMNTNITAQWTPPSVEPFKQMEDWTKGKTVSASEFELLNPTGNSPEGIINTKLAQLWGKTLPKLLMSESEAEFDSVWTEYQEKREKEGLAEVQAFQQKKYEENVSKLAEFLK; from the coding sequence ATGAACCAAACATGGGGCTTGAAAAGAGTTCTGATTCTGCTGGCTTCACTCGTACTTATCTTTACCACGGCATGTTCTTCCTCGGGAGGAGCAGAAGAGACCGATACAGAGACACCGGACACAGAGACGCCAGCGGTTCAGCTGACGAAGGATGATCCGGGCTGGAAAGTGGATACTTCACCGATTACATTCGATTGGTACTTGAATTTCTCCTGGTTTCCAAACCAGTGGGGTGTAGATCCTACAACAAAATATATTACAGAAAAAACAGGCGTCAGTCTTAATTTTATCGTACCGGCAGGAAATGAAAGCGAAAAAATGAATACTTTAATAGCATCCGGTAAACTCCCGGATTTCATTACGCTCGATAAAGGTGAAGATGCCGTTCAGAAGATGATCGACGGAGGTCTGGTGCTTCCGCTGAATGAGCTCGCTGAAGAATATGATCCATACTTCTTTACTGCATCGGATGCAGCGAAGCTGTCCTGGTACACACAGCCGGACGGTAAAGTATATGCTTATCCGAATGCTTCTTCCTCACCGAAGGATTATGAGCAGTATGCTGACACCTATATTTCAAACCAAGTATTTCTCGTAAGAAAAGATATGTATGAAGCGATCGGCAGCCCGGATATGCGAACACCGGAAGGCTTCCTTGCCGCACTTGAGGCGGCCAAAGAGAAGTTCCCTGATGTGAATGGTCAGCCGCTCATTCCACTGGGTATGCATGAATTTACGGAGAACGGCAACTACTCGCTTGAAGGATATATTCAGAACCTGCTCGCAATTCCGAAGGAGAAGGACGGCAAGCTCTACGACCGTGCAACGGATCCCGAGTATGTGAGATGGCTGAAGACCTTGCGTACTGCAAATGAAAAAGGATTGTTATCCAAGGATATCTTCATCGATAAACGTCCACAAATGGAAGAGAAAATTGCGCAAGGCAGATACTTTGCCATGATTTATCAGCGCAGTGACCTTGCTGCTCAGCAAAATACGCTGTATGCAAATGATCCGAATTCCGTATACATCGCTGTAGATGGACCATCAAACACCAACTTGGATACACCAACGCTGGATGGACCGGGAATTTCAGGCTGGACGGTGACACTGATCTCCAAGAATGTGAAGGATAAGGCACGTGCGATCCGCTTCCTGAGCTACCTGAACAGTGAAGAAGGCAACAAGGACCTCTACCTAGGTGAGAAAGGTGTCACCTATGACACGATTGACGGCAAGGATCAGTTTAAGCCGGAAGCCTTAGAACTGCTGAATAAGGATCGTTCCGCCTTCGACAAAGAGTACGGTGCTTCATTTACCTTCTGGATGCTGATGAACACGAATATTACTGCACAGTGGACTCCGCCGTCAGTTGAGCCGTTCAAGCAAATGGAGGATTGGACCAAGGGCAAAACAGTAAGCGCTTCCGAATTTGAATTACTCAATCCGACAGGGAACTCGCCGGAAGGAATTATTAATACGAAGCTTGCTCAGCTGTGGGGCAAGACGCTGCCGAAGCTGCTGATGTCAGAATCCGAAGCGGAGTTTGATTCCGTCTGGACGGAATATCAAGAGAAGCGTGAGAAGGAAGGACTTGCAGAGGTTCAGGCCTTCCAGCAGAAGAAATACGAGGAGAACGTTTCGAAGCTGGCTGAATTTCTGAAATAG
- a CDS encoding cache domain-containing sensor histidine kinase: protein MRRGTNLVQSFVSWWEHRSLQSRLIAAYIAIILVPSLLVSIVSFRAINETYMKDAVDKSAYILDMEKLHIMNQIESMERSAQLAVSDKEVLNYLTRKTEPPLGELVDFNMSAFVNLTRIQFNNPNIEHLHLFTDNPYAYEIWPIIFNERRIKDEIWYEDTYGLGDLQMWSFQNTDLDLIKRTVEQEPKVSLLREISVISGEHSGIIQVDMLLSEFSPRTFTVQDEQSQLFLIDEEGEIFSRAKQSLLSDAPMMEQAIQAKFQALSDGEPWQMEYKEAGKSYIFLSVPLEGLNAHLLNVLSMEDVLAQISKIRNTTIGINILFIIIFTIIAYVLNSFILKNLVRLTDAMKMARRGELYTGVVIRGGGEIGELAFHFNKLMNKINELVAVAVRKEAMSKEAELRTLHNQIDSHFLYNTLENIRMLAEMEDQRAIADSLTSLGGMMRYNFKWSGDYVKLRDELRHIRNYIEVMNIRFDTPITLSVDVPNAMLETEVLKMSLQPIVENSVKHGWYEEAEEGGSKDKTIIIRAEAVRGKCRIWIQDNGSGMAEEDLKLLRNQLHSSSSEKVNSETVPASSAANEVSRSNPSAGIGLMNVHQRIQLFFGAQYGLMIHSTQGVGTIVTITLPTVVMTGGDEGEETHNRG, encoded by the coding sequence ATGAGAAGAGGAACCAATCTGGTGCAGAGCTTTGTCTCCTGGTGGGAGCACAGATCCCTGCAGAGTCGTCTGATTGCAGCGTATATTGCCATAATATTGGTGCCAAGTCTGCTCGTATCCATCGTTTCTTTTCGTGCGATTAATGAGACTTATATGAAGGATGCGGTAGACAAGAGTGCCTATATTCTCGATATGGAGAAGCTGCATATCATGAACCAGATTGAGTCCATGGAGCGTTCGGCGCAGCTTGCTGTTTCGGACAAAGAGGTGCTGAATTATTTGACGAGGAAGACAGAGCCTCCTCTGGGAGAACTGGTCGATTTTAATATGAGCGCTTTTGTTAATCTGACAAGAATCCAGTTCAACAATCCGAACATTGAGCATTTGCATCTGTTCACGGACAATCCATATGCCTATGAAATATGGCCGATTATTTTTAATGAACGACGAATCAAGGATGAGATCTGGTACGAGGATACGTATGGTCTTGGTGATCTGCAGATGTGGTCATTTCAGAACACCGACCTCGATCTTATTAAACGAACGGTAGAGCAGGAGCCCAAGGTATCTTTGCTGCGTGAGATCAGTGTCATTAGTGGAGAACATTCCGGCATTATTCAGGTAGATATGCTGCTCTCGGAATTCTCACCCCGAACCTTTACGGTCCAGGATGAGCAGTCCCAGCTGTTTCTGATTGATGAAGAAGGAGAGATCTTCTCTCGCGCGAAACAGTCACTGCTCAGCGATGCTCCCATGATGGAGCAGGCCATTCAGGCTAAATTCCAAGCGTTGTCTGATGGTGAGCCTTGGCAGATGGAATACAAGGAGGCGGGCAAATCCTATATATTTCTGAGCGTCCCGCTAGAGGGTTTGAATGCCCATTTGCTAAATGTACTGTCCATGGAAGATGTGCTGGCGCAAATTTCCAAGATCCGTAACACGACGATCGGGATTAATATTTTGTTCATTATTATTTTTACAATTATTGCTTATGTGCTCAACTCCTTCATTCTGAAAAATCTCGTCAGACTCACAGATGCGATGAAAATGGCGCGTCGCGGAGAGCTGTATACGGGAGTCGTTATCCGGGGCGGCGGGGAGATTGGCGAGCTGGCCTTTCATTTCAATAAGCTGATGAACAAGATTAACGAGCTGGTCGCTGTGGCTGTCCGTAAGGAAGCGATGTCCAAGGAAGCCGAACTCAGAACACTGCATAATCAGATTGACTCTCATTTTCTGTACAATACACTGGAGAATATCCGAATGCTGGCCGAGATGGAGGATCAGCGGGCAATCGCGGATTCGCTTACCTCACTTGGAGGGATGATGCGGTATAACTTCAAATGGTCAGGGGATTATGTGAAGCTGAGAGATGAGCTGAGGCATATCCGAAATTATATTGAAGTCATGAATATCCGGTTTGATACACCGATTACGCTGAGTGTCGATGTGCCGAACGCGATGCTGGAAACCGAAGTGCTGAAGATGTCGCTTCAGCCCATTGTGGAGAACAGCGTCAAGCATGGCTGGTATGAGGAAGCCGAGGAGGGCGGATCCAAGGATAAGACGATTATTATCCGGGCAGAGGCGGTCCGCGGCAAATGCCGAATCTGGATCCAGGATAACGGATCGGGCATGGCGGAGGAAGATCTGAAGCTGCTAAGGAATCAGCTCCACAGCTCAAGCTCCGAGAAGGTGAATTCAGAAACCGTACCTGCTTCGAGTGCAGCGAATGAGGTCAGCCGATCGAATCCATCTGCTGGGATTGGGCTGATGAATGTACATCAGCGGATTCAGCTTTTTTTTGGAGCACAATACGGTCTGATGATCCATAGTACACAGGGGGTCGGTACGATCGTTACCATTACTTTGCCAACAGTGGTCATGACAGGGGGAGATGAAGGTGAGGAAACTCATAATCGTGGATGA
- a CDS encoding response regulator, translating into MKVRKLIIVDDEKNIRLGLKTMIEREYPSAYHIELASNGQMALELNRAARADLILTDIRMPVLDGIRLLEELDRETGGRKPAVVLLSGYDDFEYAKTAIRYKVKDYLLKPIQRTELFDMLNRVDKELSELEAANLERTQEKHELQMEQRKNRLRQLLFGRGPVMEEELQQAARILPASSYAVAMVLCRYVDGSVMPTGEIQRLVERLSHSMDVRAELVLTDIEGRLILAGNTSDWYQELARQAEEKGWNGFRIGISTEQNDLAQVREQYLEAQAALRYTFLHPSAYYIEYDAALTNRMNYPLPYGSLRKLGNMLGTDRVDEMKKLLASIFELDHLKQMDMTYLEKVSGLINENVFDEVFRKYGESSVEVLKMYRLVGSLNNFQSFNEYYRKLEYLLVSVNDYVSRIRLAHSEHADMKEAVRYIQEHYERPLNMAMVSNHVSLNYSYFSEAFKAYTGDNFVSYLKKVRIQRAKELLLNKSTMKMAEISLAVGFENSKQFSRVFKELEGVSPHEYRQLGGMESERGE; encoded by the coding sequence ATGAAGGTGAGGAAACTCATAATCGTGGATGATGAGAAAAATATTCGCCTGGGACTTAAAACGATGATAGAGCGGGAATATCCATCAGCCTATCATATTGAACTGGCCTCGAATGGACAAATGGCGCTTGAGCTGAACCGTGCAGCCCGTGCAGATCTGATATTAACCGATATTCGTATGCCTGTACTTGATGGCATCCGGCTGCTGGAGGAGCTGGATCGTGAGACGGGAGGAAGAAAGCCGGCCGTCGTGCTGCTGAGCGGCTATGATGATTTTGAATATGCGAAGACGGCGATCCGGTACAAGGTAAAGGATTATTTGCTGAAGCCGATTCAGAGAACGGAGCTGTTCGATATGCTGAATCGCGTAGATAAGGAATTGAGCGAATTAGAAGCCGCGAATCTGGAACGAACTCAGGAAAAACATGAGCTGCAAATGGAGCAGCGCAAGAATCGGCTGCGTCAGCTTCTATTTGGCAGAGGGCCCGTGATGGAAGAAGAACTGCAGCAGGCAGCTCGTATTTTACCAGCAAGCTCTTATGCTGTCGCGATGGTGCTGTGCAGATATGTGGATGGGTCTGTCATGCCTACAGGGGAAATTCAGCGTCTGGTCGAACGGCTTAGTCATTCGATGGATGTTCGGGCAGAGCTTGTCCTCACGGATATAGAGGGAAGGCTTATTCTCGCAGGAAATACCTCAGACTGGTATCAGGAGCTGGCAAGACAGGCAGAAGAGAAGGGATGGAACGGCTTCCGTATCGGAATCAGCACGGAGCAGAACGATCTGGCACAGGTTCGGGAGCAATATCTTGAGGCACAGGCTGCGCTGAGATATACCTTCTTGCATCCAAGCGCTTATTATATTGAATACGATGCAGCACTTACGAATCGGATGAATTATCCACTGCCGTATGGAAGCCTGCGGAAGCTCGGAAATATGCTGGGGACGGATCGGGTGGATGAGATGAAGAAGCTGCTCGCCTCCATTTTTGAGCTGGATCATCTGAAGCAGATGGATATGACTTATCTGGAGAAGGTAAGCGGACTGATCAATGAGAATGTGTTCGATGAGGTGTTTAGGAAATACGGGGAGTCTTCGGTGGAAGTGCTGAAGATGTATAGGCTGGTCGGCAGCCTGAACAATTTTCAGAGCTTTAACGAGTATTACAGAAAGCTGGAATACCTGCTTGTCAGCGTAAATGATTATGTGTCCCGAATCCGGCTGGCGCATAGTGAGCATGCGGATATGAAAGAGGCGGTCCGTTATATACAGGAGCATTACGAGCGTCCTCTGAATATGGCAATGGTCAGCAATCATGTATCGCTTAATTATTCGTATTTCAGCGAGGCGTTCAAGGCGTATACGGGAGACAACTTTGTATCCTATCTCAAAAAGGTACGTATCCAGCGGGCCAAGGAGCTGCTGCTTAACAAGTCTACCATGAAAATGGCGGAGATTAGTCTCGCAGTGGGCTTTGAGAACAGCAAACAGTTCTCCCGTGTATTTAAGGAACTGGAGGGCGTATCTCCGCATGAATATCGTCAGCTCGGAGGTATGGAATCAGAACGTGGAGAGTGA